The genomic stretch aggcaccctaaacacaaatactactactactactactactacgagcACCAGCGAAATAATTGATGACAGCTATTTACACAGAAAGTGTGTTTGATTGCATACGTATTTGCATTTCACTAGATATAACGGcatcgaatggaaaatcaaataatttaccGAGAACATATTGACAGAGTATTTTATATTACAAATAATGGTTGCAATATAAAATAAGCTAActatcttttccatgcttaaccACTGGAATTACTTGCTCACTGGTTTATATTCGAATTGAATAAATGAGAATAGCATTACTTAATAAGGTAAGGGCCGAGGTATATCTGCCTTAACTGTGGGTTCCCTGAGCAAGGCCCTATTAGCTATTGCAAATTTGGATTATGATATATCTGAGGAGAATTTTGAAAAGAGCATAGAGTGAATGGAAGCCTAACTCGTTTGTCGGGATTTCctctttcaaaagtttttttcactGGCATTTCAGCTGCTGTCTTCAGGTTAGAAATCGCGTGTTACCTGAGGGCTGGTGCTAACACCCAGACGAATGTGCAACTCGGAGCATGTATCAACGGggagaaaattccaaagagcAAGCGAGTCTGAAATCGCATTGCAGAAATCTTCCCATGTGAGcaattggatatttttaaaaattctcttagaaaaaaagaaatacctgCACAATGCACATTAATTCATCATCAAGAATTGACTGATAAAGTGAGAGGACCCCAGAGAAACCTTCTGGAAGACTAAACTCGATCAATAATCGATCCAACCGCTGTCGTTCTGTAGCACTTCATGCAGTCTTCGGGACATTTAGAGTACCACATATTTGACGTATTTGTACGGGAATTCTTTCCCATGCATCCTCCACAATTTCCCATAGCTCAGTAGCATTGTGGGTCCTTCTATTCTCTTCCCGTATTTCCCGCATCATTAATGCCCAAATGTTCTCTGTTGGGTTGAGGTCAGGGCTAGGCGCGGGCCATTCCATTTGGGTGACGTTGTTCAGTGCAAACCATCTCGTTGCTTGTTGCGACATGGGTGAACCCTAGAGTTGTCCTGGTTGTggagtaaaaaatgtaaatggaatataaattttaataattcgtGAAACATGGAAAGTGATATATAATCAGAATTTCCATAGCTTTAGAGAAATCAATGTTAACTCACGtgctggaaaataaattttcccccATCGTTAAGGACACGGAAGGGAGCATGACATTTTCCAAAATTAGGACATACTGGTCACTTCTCAGAGTTCCCTCTATTTGCCAGCATACTCCTAGCCCGTCACGGGTGATGCCCAGGCGTGGATAGAAAGTCGTCCACTCTTTTGCCTTTCCGCGACGTATCTAGGAGAAAAACGCGAGTTTCTTGGCTGGTAAACAAGAACTGGCCCCGATGAACACGacgaaaaatttttttcatctgtGAACACCACTCGTCTCCAAAATTCATCGTCTTTATTTGCATGCGTTCTCGCAAAAACTCACGATGTGTGGGAGTCAACACCTCCTTCAGCGCAGCCCGCCGCGGGTGGTTTACCTTGGCAAGACGACTACAAGGCAGTCCTGGAGGTAGCTGGGAAGTTAGAATCTATTCTAGCCACTGTGGCGGCTATGAATGGGTTGTTCCTCACATATTGGACGAGTCGTTTGTCCTGCTCCACTGTGGTGGACCGTGGCCTCCCTTGCCCTGCTCTCCTCTCCACGGTGTGATCTTCATCCCACCTGGCTTTTAGACGGGTCATCGTTGAAGGCGCAACACCCATTCATCGCGCAATTTCGCTGTAAGAGATGTTGGCCTCCAGCGTCCCAACCACCTGGTTTCTTTGTTGAGACGTTAGTTGAGGCATATTAATATATATGCACGCAATGTATTCACTGTAAACTGCGTACTACCTAGACACAGCTCATGGAGTCCGCTTTGCTAGCATGTAGTGTGCGAGAGAATGAATGAAGGAGCAGTCGCCTAAATACCCAAACCTTGAGAATTTGAGGGAGTGATATTCTGCTTATATGACACATGGGTCGACTAAGGGGTGAGCATTTCGCAGGTGCAGAGTAAGGGCGGGCTGTAAAATGGTTGTTATATTGACGAGAACCAAACGTCAACTTCTCAAAGGGAGCGGAATGCCTTGGTTTCATTCTAGGCCTTGTTTAAAGTTTATCAAAGCAAGAACAAGGATTCAATGGCTAAAAACCGACACATTGTATTCTATTTATGTTAGCAACAATGCTTTACTAATTCAGTTCCAGGAACATTTGAAATAAAGGTTCTCAGGGAAATAGTAACTCCTCAAAGAGTTGCCAAATATTTTGATTACTGCCCCGcatggggggaagagggtgatctcttcctttggggagccgggACCCCAcagacccgagcccaccgaggagacaacctcgttaaaaaaccccgtcgctcgctcggatagtgtccagacagcatgtggcTCTGCTTTTCTGAGTAGCcataacatctggcgtccagaatcacccacgtgtttgccgtgcgtggagacccgtacaagggggagaaagggatcctggtgggtgagttctctgGCACCCAGCTGGGcatcggaaacccggtatgggccggagttcaataccccacttcggccctggattccccgaaaaacgggtggccgagaagagcccagctagGTCAAttggctcctggcggctggggagcttggcggctccttccgagcgtacgccaggacgggttagtgctggagatatgggggtctccgtagggcggccgaaggcgtgtgggttcggagggcccccgcgctgaagattctaacccaaaagagaccccctattgaaggttcctatatcccttgggtagccctgacgtccattccggcttgcgggtggcatCCAAAATGTGTGGCTtggtggtgggtggggagcccaggggatgaatttaatgtacttggatggctgaagaaactctacctccaaccaaaagatcccgtccagacgacggggGAGTTAAAGTTCacggcgctagtcagcgctacctagtaatgaggtgccagaaggaaggggagaacctgaaaaaggcgtcccccttccttattcgtaaAGTTTTATCGGTTTTGGTTCCCGGGGAGCTGATatcagctaaaaagcttcgcAATGGtacactgctcattgaaactgatAATAAAGCCCAGAGTGAAAAACTACTAAACCTTAATAACCTTAATAAGCTtcatgatattcccgtcagggtcgaggtgcactccaccctaaacacctgtcggggagttgtaagccactttgatctgctgtaaGTTGAGATCGGcgagatcaaacgtgagatggcctcccaaggagtctctgatgctcgtcgactcactacaaggcgcaacggagagaGAATAGACTCGACATCtgtcgtactcacgttcgcgcgtgaaaaactccctgacagagtgttCATCGGTTATGAATCGGTCCCAGTGCGGTcattcataccggcacccctgagatgcttccagtgccagcagttcggtcatatggccacgaggtgccaaggcaaggccacctgcccacgatgcggcctggacaagcatgaaggtgagtgcaatggtgaccagcgttgtgtgaactgcgagggtgctcatcccgtgtactcccgcaaatgcccgaagTTGATAGATGAgcgaaaaataatggagatcaagacaGTCGATaagatcccgtactttgaggcgaggaaaaagtacagagatCAAGTAGCTCCTACCTTTTCTAGATCTTTCGCCCAAATCGCTTCCACTCCTATCGCCAAGATCACCATCCcgactcagacggaagaaaataTGAACAAGAAGGCTGAAGAGCAAAAATCGGCTCCGCTggctaaggccacagatccggcaaacaaggataaagtcgtgggaacgaaattTCCAAATAAGAAACTTAACAAAAACAGCACCCGGGCTACACAAACCAAATgcgggaactctcagtcccccggcccctctgataaggctccaaagagccaaaccaattAAATGGAGTTAGGGCacctatccgatacggatattttaaaaattgagagcagaTGGAAGAAGAAtcacgtcaagcgcctcaagcgcccttcgtgactcaactgctcTTATTacttttaatcctcttttatatttttaatcatggcttttatcgtgaagtggaactgcaacggtttttataggcataaggaggagcttgaaattttaatcagagattttaacccttcctatatatgtttgcaggaaacgcattttaaggatacagacaagggatttttaaaacatttaacgcttttagactggatgatactagtggccaacgagcccatggtggagtggcggtttttgttcgagaggcactttacacctcccgaataaatcttaacacaccgtttcaagtggtagcggtgacggtgcacgctcccaaGGCGAGTATGGTATGCAACGTTTATCTGCCGGAGGGTGTACCCGCCACCCGTTtaaatctagaatcccttgttcaccagctacctcagccttttattttactcggagattttaatgctcacgatcgtctatggggaagcaccccgggacagtgcaaccgcagggcacgtattttatcaagttttattggtgattttaacctatttttactcaataatggcgagaaaacccgttgtaactcttatagcggcgatttctcctccattgacttgtgtactttatcgactagtttggtcaataaactcacactctctgtgcataaggaccttagtgggagcgatcactttccccttttaatcaaaagggagcaaaattttaacCCCGATATTATTAGACCAGGCCGTTGGACTGTCCGtggaaaatggggtaccacagggctccgtattgaGCGTAACACTTTTTGCGATAGCCGTCaatgacgtggcggattgtgtcaaagccccaacTATGAGCTTGCTGTTCGTAgatgacctggcaatcttttACCGGTCGCCCAAACTTGTATCTgtagccagacaactacagctagcattaaataacctaggcaactggtTGCGGATgattggttttaaattttcagcggaaaagaccaaatgtgtgcattttcaccggaagagaggttactttgcccctccagttttaaaactggatggcagaccccttccgtaTGTGGAGTCGGCCCTAGACCACTgattaaattggcgggaacatgttcagtttttaagaaataattgtcttaggaccctaaatattttaaagtttttaacccactcctcatgggaCGCtgaccgcagcatgatgcttttactatatcgcgcacttgttcggTCCAAGCTGGATtatgggagttttatttactcgtctggccgcgagtcaattttaagaaccttgacgacgctgcacaacataggattgcggctctcaactggtgcTTTCTTCAGCAGCCCGGTACACCGGCTGGCTTGCTCCGGCGGTAGTGCCTTGGCCAGACGGCAATCATCGGCGACTGGCAGTGGTGAACACGCATGGTGGATAGGTGCTTGGCGAGAGTTTTCTTAGTGATTCTGAGATCTTCATCATGTATTGGCAGGTACCTGACAATAATGTTGCCCATTTTTTGAGGCATGTAGCTTACAATGAACGTAACCAGATTCCGGGAAGAATCTTGAGGGACCGGGAGAATCCCATGGAATTGCTGACGGAGAGTGAGTTCTGGGTGCGGTACCGCTTCTGAAAAGATACCGTGGGGGATGTACTGCTCCCAATGATTTCTCCGCAAAATGCAGACTCAAGAGGATTACCCCTGCCTCCAGTTTTAAATTATTGACCTGCCTGAGATTTTATGCTACTGGAAATTTTCAGGTAGGTGATTTTTCTTAAAGCAGTGGTAAAATTCTAATAGACAGCACTTCCATATGCTGCAGTATTTGCTCCCGTGTCATAGATGTGCCTTTTGCCATTTTAGTGCATTTTGCCTTATCAATTTGTCTTGCATGGACTTTTTTGGCTCttataatatttcgattcaatttttataaaagcaTAACTTTTCCTTTATTAGATTGTATGTGGGGACCTTGTCAATGTGGCACAATCTTCCGTCTCTCGGGTTATAAAGGTGGGtatattcatcatcattggttGTTCAGCCTTAAGATTAACACGTTGTGGACCGGTCATGGAGATCTCCATGTTTTGCGTGCCGAACGCTGAGGACTTGCCACGGAGATTTCCGTGTTTTCACATGATATAATAAAACTTACTCTGCTTCTTTTAATATTAGTAACTTattgttgaggttccgtaatgaaagatcgacttatctcaacatgaatttatttgttgcttcttcgcagcgcagaacaagactagactcatacagggaataatcacgataaaaacccagtcagccaaaaaaaaacaaaagagcaatgaaaaacgtaaaacaagtcaaatcagcaattgaaaacttttacattttctacaacactcccccaaaaagtttacattgctgtaataacaaacaaaagaaatacatcaaatatcaataacatctcttttgctcaaaatgactcttacttcatcagtagcgaaattaaaagaaaacccttacattccaaataaataattcacattcaacttcaaattaaagttcacacatgcccaataaagaacgcaaattttcaaatggtactcttggaacaggcttagtaaaaacatctgcaacttgatttttacttggaacatactcaattgataattgtcctttttggagttgttcacgaacaaaatgataacgtacatcaatgtgcttagacctcttgtgaaattcagggtttttagcaagcttaatagaactaatgttatcacagaacaacaccgggggacactttaatggggaaatttcgtCAAAGAGTCTCTTCAACCAGACAGCATCTTTTGCGGCTTCACTAGCAGCAATGTACTCAGCCTCTGTGGTTGACAGCGACACACACTGTTGCCGCCTGCTGGCCCAGGTGATGGCACCACCACTATGCATAAACACAATGCCACTGACTGACCGCCGCATAGTGGGGTCGCTGGCATAATCAGCATCACTGTAACCAACTAGTTCCCCACCATTCTCAGATGAACTGTAGAGAATCCCCTGTGACATTGAACcctgcaaatacttcaaaatccgtttaactaaaccccaatgtcttacctctgggttatcaaggaattgggatgcatagttcaccgagaatgctatatctggccttgtagcaacagccagatacaacaggcagcccacagcctctcgataaggtgcacttgttttctcagcatccttcctttcctcttctttcaaatactgttcaattggtgtagaaactggatttgcttcagccatattgaaccgctgcagcacctcttccacataagaactttggtttatgaagattgaaccatctgttttttgagttatgtgtaagttcaagaagtatcccactggttcactagtgattttaaactccatttctaaacgttgcataaattcagtaattttatgtttatttgatgctaccacaagtccatcatcaacgtaaatgaccactatcagtttgtcatggcaatttgtcccataaaataagcaaggatctgcttcactctcacacagtccaaagtccttaagaacttccttaaagcacttattccaacaccggggggattgctttagcccatataaacttttgtgaagcttgcagactctgccagtgccatcatcatacccctctggctgcttcatgaatatttcttcgtcaagaaccccattgagaaaagcagttttaacatcaaattgtgccaaatgcatgtgttccttggcagcaatacttaatacagctcgtatagtatcgagccgggcaacagggctaaaagtttcactataatctactccttctcgctggctaaaccctcgcactacaagtcgagccctgtatctattaatgtgaccatcacctgcacgttttactttgtaaacccatcgattagagatggatttgcgattacctggtagcgtagtgagggtccaggtcaagttttcctttaaggcagccatctcttcctccatagccttctcccagagtaatcgctgatcagatttcattgcctccgagtagctgcttggctcatcaacctcagctaacattgactcaatgaggcgttcaggtggtttgatcttcaaacgatcccgtaggtttctctcacatttatcagtgggttcagtaacgcagtcctcttcaggatcatttgaaggctccagctcatcatgcacgtcagttggaaataacgtcagcagccccccacaagtctcaggttcaaatacgacttcacaactccgaactatcttgtttccaggttttatccacactcgaaatccatctatattctgagaataccccacaaaaaccccacgctggctctttgggtcccatttcttccgacggactgttggtatgtgaatgtaacagttgataccaaaaacccgaagtttgtctaaatgaaactctttccttgtaaagatctcatacggtgtttttccatccatactgcttgggcctgttcggttgagaacataaacagccgtataaactgcttctgcccacaatgttttaggcaaattctttgctaatagcatagtgcgagcgagttcaaccacagtcctgttactacgctctgcacaaccattttgctctggcgtatatggattgcagacacagaaatccacacccattgactttaacagtttttctacctcatgattgacaaactctcgaccaccatcgcattgaaatacacgcacaggtcgtctgcattgattcctcacgatctgcaacacttctgtaatcttctgtgcagtttctgacttcttcagaaagtagaccatgcgaaacctcgagtaatcgcatgtaaagcatagaaagtaacgtgctccacccagagactcacactccatcggcccacagatgtcagcgtgtatcaactccccaggttctttggctcgctgacttcttgaatgaaagctactcctgtgctgcttaccttgaacgcaagcggcacaaaaactttcaccttcagtagcttcgattccccgttgtttgagaaacttcaggacatgtcttttattttgatgaccaagacgctcatgccaaatttgtagtgtgtctttcgatgctacattcatctctttggcacccgttacatctaacttcagcacacggatgtggagtctgaataattgtccataccggacgccacaagctttcactacaccgtctttaagaaattcacacttagttttcgacgacttaaaagacaagcctttatcaagggcggaaacaacagagaacaaatttctccgggcagtgggtacatatagtacattctccatgcgacacggtagcaatttaccgttaacacaggattcaaacttgattgtccctttacctagtgcatccattgtggatttgtcgccaatatgtattttcaatggcgttgaaaactgttcaaaagaagagaaacattctttctggttagatatatgatcagtggcaccggtgtctacaacccacatatcaccaacagtctctgcattcaaaagttcactaatgaaagcctgatcagcctcatcattacggtctggcgcactatatttattttgtaccctcttctgtttccaactaggacaatcctttttcatgtgcccttgtccaccacaaccatagcacttgattttccttttatcttttactttctctcgtgaagattcccctttctttctacttgaacctgcggcataagtggaaaaattactatttccctgaattttagattttacagtcatcagtgctactgcctcttcctttctttcagctCGTTTCAAACGACGTATTTCATCAGAAGTCAGCACTGCCACCAAATTTGCGAAGGTCTGATGATCTTCAGGTCTCGCCCACCATGCCTGTTTCAGACTCTCGTACTCGTTGGGCAATGTGTCCAGTAACTTAACCATCAACGATGACTCATCCGGCTTCACGTTTAACTGCTGCATTCGTAAGACTAACCCTTCAAACTTCGCGATATGAGTGACCATATCGTCGGCGAGGCTCatattgaagccaaaaaattccgcttgaacagtgtgagcagcttgtttagtctgttgttcgaatacagcatgcaatttgcaCCACATGTCTCTCGCCGAGTCACACGCGACGAGAAGAGCAGCCACTTTAGATTCAATAGACCTTACCAAGACTTGGCATGCTGCTCGATCTGCCTTGTCCCAAACTCTATAcgctgcatcataggaagtgcgctcattagaggatgaattgcttcccacaacctctggttttgagacctctccagtgcagacctcgtatgcattttcaatacctcgtagtacatttttcaccgagaatttccaaattgtccagttctcactaccgcgtaacttctcgattccatggagctccatgctttacacttaacagcaaacagttcgttcacaagtgcaaccaagcaaatgtccaaacgagaacgtggcgcgaaaacgttatttaactcgcgaaaaaacacgattgaaagcaacgaagactatttaagcaaccaaggaacgcaaggaaccacgctctgcttccatgttgaggttccgtaatgaaagatcgacttatctcaacatgaatttatttgttgcttcttcgcagcgcagaacaagactagactcatacagggaataatcacgataaaaacccagtcagccaaaaaaaacaaaagagcaatgaaaaacgtaaaacaagtcaaatcagcaattgaaaacttttacattttctacaacacttATGCCTGAATTTGATTATGGTGTATTTCAGAATGTGCTTTCATTGATTAAGATTATGAATAGatttagataatgaataaatattttacttaacatAAGTATTAGTATCTACTGTCAACTATACCATGATGAAACTTCTTCAGGTTCACCGTttcaattactattaacttcca from Ischnura elegans chromosome 7, ioIscEleg1.1, whole genome shotgun sequence encodes the following:
- the LOC124163023 gene encoding uncharacterized mitochondrial protein AtMg00810-like; amino-acid sequence: MSQGILYSSSENGGELVGYSDADYASDPTMRRSVSGIVFMHSGGAITWASRRQQCVSLSTTEAEYIAASEAAKDAVWYLPIHDEDLRITKKTLAKHLSTMRVHHCQSPMIAVWPRHYRRSKPAGVPGC